GTACGAGTAGCGCCGTTCGTGGATCGCGGCGGAGAACTCGTAGACCGGCTCGGCGGCCACCCGTCGGGAGATCGCCGTCCCGGTCGGCAGCGAACAGGCGAGCGGCACCAGGGTGACGCCCGCGTCGGCGATCGCGTTCCGTAGCCACCCGCCGAGGTGATCGGCGGAGACCGGTGCCGCCAGCACCGCCGCCGTCCCGAGCCGCCGTACGCCGACGGCGAGGTTGAGCCCCGCACCGCCCGGATGACGGGTGCGGGTCCCGTCCGCGTACTCGATGATGTCGACCAACGCGTCGCCCACCACGACCACGCCGGGGGCCGGCGACCTGGGCCCTACTGGCGTCGTCATTGCAGGTTGGTGTGGTTGTAGCTCATCGTGACGTCCGGGTCGGGCAGCGTTCGCATCAGCTCCAGCACGACGGAGTCGAGCAGGATCAGCGCCGACTGCTCGAACAGCGTCCCGCCGAACTGCTGGCTGGTGGCCGCGGGGAGCACGATCGAGGAGTCCGCCAGGTCCCGCAGCGGGCTCTCCCGCTGGTGGGTGACCAGCAGCACCCGCGCGCCTTGCGACTTGGCGATCCGCGCGAAACCGACGCTGACCGGCGTACGCCCGCTGCCCGACACGATCACCAACGTGTCGCCGGAGCGCACCGACGGTGCGGTGGCCTCGCCGACGAAGTGCGACGCCAGGCCGAGGTGCATGAAACGCATCGCCGCCATCTGCGCGGCGAGCCCGGATCGGCCCTGCCCGGAGAGGAACAGCCGACCGCTCGTCACCTGGTCGAAGCCGGCGACGAACCGGTCGTACTCGTCGGCCGGCAGCCCGGAGAGGACCGACCTCAGTTCGGTGCCGCTCAGATGCCAGGAGTCAACGCGTCGACCTGGGTCCTGATCCATGCCGCTTCTCCTTCCGGGTCGGTGGCCTCGGTGACGCCGGAGCCGATCACCACGATCTCGGGGGCCACGGCGAGGGCACGGGCCAGGTTGGCGCGTCGGATCCCGCCGGCCAGGGAGACCAGGAACCCGCGCTGCCGCCGCTGGGCCACCCGGTCGATGTGGTCCTCGGTCCCGACGCCGGCCCGCCTGGCGTCCGACGGGGCGTGCAGGGCCAGCCAGACGTCCTGCGGCGGGCGCCCGTCGAGCAACGGTTCGACGTCCAGGTCACCGTCGAGGATGGTGTCCAGCACCACCTCTCCTCCGTACCGCCGGGCGACCTCGTCGGCGTTGCGGCGGGTGGCGAGCGAGGCGTGCGCGAGCACCGTCATCATGGCGGCCCCGGCGGCGAAGATCATTTCGGCCTCGAACGCCCCGCCGTCCGCCGTCTTGGTGTCGGCGAGCACCGGCTTGCCGCCACCCAGTTCCCGTACGGTGCTGATGGCGGCGAGCCCGAAGCGCTTGAGCACGGGCGTGCCGACCTCGATGACGTCGAAGTATCGACCAACGCGTGGGATGAGTGCGAGGTGCTCCGGTGCGTCGATGGCGAGTTGCAGTCTCACGGTCATGTCGTGGGCCCCGTCCCGGTGGCTTGCAGTCCGGTGATCACCTTCAGCAGCGAGTCGGGGGTGAAGGAGGACGTCGGCTCGTCGGCGACCACCCGGCCGAGCCGCAGTACGACGATCCGGTCGGTGACCTGGAGTACGTGCGGGAGCGTGTGGGAGATGAAGACGACGCCCAGGCCACGTTCCCGCGCCCCCGCGACCACCTTCAGCACCTCGCCCGACTGTCGCGCGCCGAGGTGGTTGGTCGGCTCGTCCAGGACGATCACCTTGCGGGCCCAGGCGACGGCGCGGCCGATGGCCACGGCCTGCCGCTGCCCACCGGAGAGCTGGTTCACGTTCCGGCGTACTCCGGTCAGGCCAATTCCGGCCCGTTCCAGTTCCTCGTGCGCGACGCGGGCCATGGCCTTGTTGTCGAGAAACCCGAGCTTGCCGAGCAGCCCCGACCGCAGCTTCTCCCGACCGAGGAACACGTTGCCGCTGACCGTCAGGTCGGGGCAGAGGCCGGAGTCCTGGTACAACGTCTCGATGCCCGCCTCAAGCGCCTCGTGCGGCGACTTCCACGCCCGCGCCTCGCCGTCGAGGTAGACGCTTCCGGAGTCCGGCTGGTGTGCGCCGGAGAGCACCTTCACCAGGGTCGACTTGCCGGCCCCGTTGTCGCCGACCAGTCCGACGATCTCGCCGGCCCGGATGGAGAGGTCGACGTCGGTCAACGCCTGCACGCTGCCGTAGGACTTGGTGACCCCGCGGGCCTCGTAGATGGGCGCGTCAGCCACGGCCAGCTCCCTTCCTGGTACGAACGTTGATCTGCTGGACTCCGACCGCCACGGCGATCAGGAGGCCGATGACCACCTGCTGCCAGTTCGGCGCGACGCCGATGAGGATCAGGCCGCTCAGCACCGCGGTCGTGATGAGCGCGCCGAGCACGGTGCCGGACATCCGGCCGCTGCCGCCGATCAGGCTGGTGCCACCGATCACGGCCGCCGCGATCGCGGCCAGCTCCTGGCCCTGCCCGGAGGTGGGCGAGCCCGAACCGAGCCGGAAGTAGACGAAGAGACCGGCCAGGCCGGCCATCAGCCCGGCCAGCATGTAGACCTTCAGCAGGTGCCGGTCGACGCCGATCCCGGCGCCCCGGGCGGCGAAGCCGTTGGAGCCCACCGCGTACGTCCAGCGACCGAACCGGGTGAAGCTGAGCACCAGCCAGGCGACCGCCAGGACGGCGAAGACGATGACCAGTGGGATGGTCAGCAGGTTCAGGTACTGCGTGTTGCCGAGCCGGATCACCTCGGCCGGGCCGCCGGCGACCTGGACCCCACCGGTGAGCACCAGGGTCAGGCCGGCCCCGGCGCCCATGGTCGCCAGCGTGGCGATGAACGGTGCCAGCTTGGCCCGGGTGATGAGCAGTCCGTTGACCAGGCCGACCGCGAGACCGGTGGCCAGGGCCACCACTACGCCGACGGCGATCGTCGCGCCGGTGGCGGTGCCGCCCTCGTTCAGGGATCTCATCGTCATGGCGGCGGCGACGCCGCTCAGCCCGAGCGTCGACCCCACCGACAGGTCGATGCCGCCGGTGATGATGACGTACGTCTGCCCGATCGCCAGCAACATGACAGGCGCCCAGTCCTGCAGGATGTTGGCGAAGGCGAAGCGGGTGAAGAAGAGCGGGTTCATCGTCGTGAAGAAGGCCACCATGACGACCAGCACGCCGAGCAGGATCACGTCCTGCCGCAGTAGTACCGCCCTCAGGCGCGCGCCTCGGGTTTCAGTCGCGTCCTGCTGCATCGTGTCGGCCGTCATGGCAGTCCCTCCTCGTGACGATTCGCCGCTGTTGCCGATTACTTGGCCGGGTACTGGTACTGCTCTGTCTCGGCCAGGTTGTCGCTGGTCATCACCACGTTCGCCATCACGACGTTCTTCTCGATCTTGTCGACGTTCTGGTTACGGATCGTGTCCACCAGGTTCTGCAGCGCGAGTGCGGCCTGGTCGCCGGGCTTCTGCGCGACGAGGGCGCTGAAGGCTCCGGCCTTCAGGTCGGCCACCTGGTTCTCGTAGGCGTCGTAGCCGATGAGCTTGACCTGGCCGGGCTTGCCCGCGTTGCGCAGCGCGGCGACGGTGCCGGTGCCGGACGTTCCGTCCACGGCGAAGATGCCCTTGAGGTTCGGGTGCTTCAGCAGGATCGTGTTGACGGCGGAGGTAGCCTTGGCCGGCTGGCTGTTGGCGTACTCCTTGCCGACGAGCGTGATGTCCGGGTAGTTCTTCAGCTCCTCGGTGAAGCCCTTCTCCCGCAGCTGGTTGGTGGTCGCCGTCGGCGAGCCAGACATCAGGAAGACCTCACCGGACTTGCCGATCTGCTCGGCCAGGGTCTTGGCCGCCTGTCGTCCACCCTCAACGTTGTCGCCGGTGATGGCCGAGGTGAGGTAGCTCTGGTCGGTGACCGTGGTGTCGACGGTCACGACCGGGATCTTGGCCGACTGCGCCTTGGTGACGCTGGGCTGGAGCGCGTCCGGATCAGTGGGGACGAGGACGAGCCCGTCCACCCGCTGGGTGAGCATCGAGTCGACGAACGGGAGCTGCGACTGGGGCGAGTACTCGTCCGGCGCTCCCTGCCACAGCAGCTTGATGCCCAGCTCCTTGGCCTTCGCCTCAGCACCGATCTGCATCGCCTTGAAGAACGGGTCGGAGGCGATGCCCGGGACGAACCCGATGGTCAGCTGCTTCCCGTCGCCACCGTCGTTCGCGGTCGAGTCGTCGCCGCAGGCGGCCATCGAGAAGGCGAGGGCGCCGGCCATGGTTACGCCGATAACTGTCCGGAGGGTTCTCTTCATGCCATGTGCTCCTTTGTCGGTTGATCTGGCCGACCGCAGGGAGTTCGGCCCCCCTTGTCCATGCGGGCCGGACTGAGCCGTCGGATAGCGCCCCCACCAGCACTTCTCTTCTGCGCAACCGCTTGCGCGCCGAGATGATGGCGGAACTCTATCCACGCGCAACCGCTTGCGCAAGGGCTTGCGCTTGGCTAGATTGAGGCTCCTCGCAGTAAGCCGGCATCCGCAGGACCGGTAGCCGCACGGAGAAGAGGCAGAGCGCGAGTGGCAACGATGGCAGAGGTCGCACGGATCGCCGGGGTGTCGACGACGACCGTGTCGCATGTGCTCAACAAGACCCGGAAGGTCGCCCCGGAAACCGAGGAACTCGTCCGCAAGGCGCTGGAGTCGACCGGGTACCGACACAACCTCGCAGCCCGAGCCCTGGCCACCCGGTCGACGGACACCATCGGGCTGGCGATGTCCGTGGTCACCAACCCGTACTTCGCCGCGCTCATCCGGGACATCGAGCGGCACCTGCGCCGGGCCGGGTACACCCTGATCCTGGCCGACACCAACGACGACCCCGAGGTCGAGTTGGACGTGATCAACCACCTGCTGGCGCGGCGGGTGAGTGGGCTCATCGTGAATCCACTCGAAGGCAACGAGGAACTAACCCAGTGCCTGCGAAAGCTGCTTGACGACGAGTTGCCGACCATCTTCCTCGACCGCCGGTCGACCCTGCCGGGCGATCAGGTGTACTCCGAGTGCGTGGACTCGATCCACCACCTCACGGCCCACCTTGCGACGCAGGGACATCACCGGATCGGCTACGTCAGCGGCGCCATGAAGGAGATGTCCGCCCAGGACCGGCTCACCGGGTACCACAAGGCCGTAGCGGAGCTGGGGTTGGCGACCGATCCGGGCCTCGTCATCGCCGGTGAGTCCGACGAACACGTCGCGGAGCAGCGTCTCGTAGAA
The window above is part of the Micromonospora sp. LH3U1 genome. Proteins encoded here:
- a CDS encoding ABC transporter substrate-binding protein, with amino-acid sequence MKRTLRTVIGVTMAGALAFSMAACGDDSTANDGGDGKQLTIGFVPGIASDPFFKAMQIGAEAKAKELGIKLLWQGAPDEYSPQSQLPFVDSMLTQRVDGLVLVPTDPDALQPSVTKAQSAKIPVVTVDTTVTDQSYLTSAITGDNVEGGRQAAKTLAEQIGKSGEVFLMSGSPTATTNQLREKGFTEELKNYPDITLVGKEYANSQPAKATSAVNTILLKHPNLKGIFAVDGTSGTGTVAALRNAGKPGQVKLIGYDAYENQVADLKAGAFSALVAQKPGDQAALALQNLVDTIRNQNVDKIEKNVVMANVVMTSDNLAETEQYQYPAK
- a CDS encoding SIS domain-containing protein, translated to MDQDPGRRVDSWHLSGTELRSVLSGLPADEYDRFVAGFDQVTSGRLFLSGQGRSGLAAQMAAMRFMHLGLASHFVGEATAPSVRSGDTLVIVSGSGRTPVSVGFARIAKSQGARVLLVTHQRESPLRDLADSSIVLPAATSQQFGGTLFEQSALILLDSVVLELMRTLPDPDVTMSYNHTNLQ
- a CDS encoding ABC transporter permease: MTADTMQQDATETRGARLRAVLLRQDVILLGVLVVMVAFFTTMNPLFFTRFAFANILQDWAPVMLLAIGQTYVIITGGIDLSVGSTLGLSGVAAAMTMRSLNEGGTATGATIAVGVVVALATGLAVGLVNGLLITRAKLAPFIATLATMGAGAGLTLVLTGGVQVAGGPAEVIRLGNTQYLNLLTIPLVIVFAVLAVAWLVLSFTRFGRWTYAVGSNGFAARGAGIGVDRHLLKVYMLAGLMAGLAGLFVYFRLGSGSPTSGQGQELAAIAAAVIGGTSLIGGSGRMSGTVLGALITTAVLSGLILIGVAPNWQQVVIGLLIAVAVGVQQINVRTRKGAGRG
- a CDS encoding orotidine 5'-phosphate decarboxylase / HUMPS family protein: MTVRLQLAIDAPEHLALIPRVGRYFDVIEVGTPVLKRFGLAAISTVRELGGGKPVLADTKTADGGAFEAEMIFAAGAAMMTVLAHASLATRRNADEVARRYGGEVVLDTILDGDLDVEPLLDGRPPQDVWLALHAPSDARRAGVGTEDHIDRVAQRRQRGFLVSLAGGIRRANLARALAVAPEIVVIGSGVTEATDPEGEAAWIRTQVDALTPGI
- a CDS encoding LacI family DNA-binding transcriptional regulator produces the protein MAEVARIAGVSTTTVSHVLNKTRKVAPETEELVRKALESTGYRHNLAARALATRSTDTIGLAMSVVTNPYFAALIRDIERHLRRAGYTLILADTNDDPEVELDVINHLLARRVSGLIVNPLEGNEELTQCLRKLLDDELPTIFLDRRSTLPGDQVYSECVDSIHHLTAHLATQGHHRIGYVSGAMKEMSAQDRLTGYHKAVAELGLATDPGLVIAGESDEHVAEQRLVEHLASDEPATALVVSNNQMTLGAMRAIRRAGLKVPRDIAVICYDDFEWADLFDPQISAMAQDAASLASSAVELLLARIRQPDRPPQSVVVPATFRHRDSCGCGREKHQEHGNVENVQATR